In a single window of the Nycticebus coucang isolate mNycCou1 chromosome 13, mNycCou1.pri, whole genome shotgun sequence genome:
- the TMEM249 gene encoding cation channel sperm-associated auxiliary subunit TMEM249, with amino-acid sequence WRLPAQVPKGRASGLPTAFGGKRFQLWALGLFCTERHLAQRLRSNSFYPFTQQQPDVFVLEYYLDTLWKGALLFVVCVVLVSFSSLRQVQKQETWGFLVYGVGVGLWLILSSLPRRRLVLNHTRGVYHFSIQGRTVCQGPMHLVYVRLALSSDAYGRCFFQLVLGGHKLEPLVLVQLSEHYEQMEYLGRHIARKLNINYFDYLAMSYRHVVRHWPLGAAFSPGLVKRKTQAYSRPSLSDSDLEV; translated from the exons TGGCGTCTGCCTGCCCAGGTCCCTAAGGGCCGGGCCAGCGGCCTGCCCACAGCCTTCGGCGGCAAGCGTTTCCAGCTCTGGGCCCTGGGACTCTTCTGCACCGAGCGCCACCTAGCCCAGCGCCTCAGGAGCAACAGCTTCTACCCGTTCACACAGCAGCAGCCGGACG TCTTCGTCCTCGAGTACTACCTGGACACGCTGTGGAAAGGGGCTCTGCTCTTCGTGGTTTGCGTGGTCCTGGTCAGCTTCAGCTCCCTAAGACAG GTGCAGAAGCAGGAGACTTGGGGCTTTCTTGTGTACGGTGTGGGCGTGGGCCTGTGGCTCATCCTGTCGTCGCTGCCGCGGCGCCGCCTGGTGCTGAACCACACGCGCGGCGTGTACCACTTCTCCATCCAGGGCCGGACCGTGTGTCAGGGCCCCATGCACCTGGTCTACGTGCGCCTGGCGCTCAGCTCCGACG CCTACGGAAGATGCTTTTTCCAACTGGTCCTTGGTGGCCACAAACTGGAGCCGCTGGTGCTGGTGCAGCTGTCGGAGCACTACGAG CAAATGGAATACCTGGGCCGTCACATCGCTCGGAAACTCAACATTAACTACTTCGATTATTTGGCCATGTCCTACCGACATGTGGTCCGCCACTGGCCACTCGGGGCCGCCTTTAGCCCAGGCCTCGTCAAGCGCAAGACCCAGGCCTACAGCAGGCCCAGCCTCTCTGATTCCGACCTGGAGGTGTGA
- the FBXL6 gene encoding F-box/LRR-repeat protein 6 isoform X2 produces the protein MAARATRHTRRRARVTPLAGAQVRSAEDWWWDRLAPSGSGYHLLQADSMLLVLPGPGPARARVRLRAGFRAQRRALRGTQRQRPVGPSAAAAKPKATPRPEPASAPQQEPDAGWGNRVPLEILVQIFGLLVAAEGPVPFLGRAARVCRRWQEAASHPALWHTMTLSPPLAGRPAKGGVKAEKKLLASLEWLIPNRFSQLQRLTLIHWKSQIHRVLKLVGESCPRLTFLKLSDCHGVTTDALVMLAKACHQLHSLDLQHSMVESTAVVSFLEEAGPRMRKLWLTYSSQTTAILGALLSSCCPQLQVLEVSTGINRNSTPLQLPVEALQRGCPQLQVLRLLNLVWLPKPSGRGVARGPGFPSLEELCLASFACNFVSNEVLGRLLHGSPKLRLLDLRGCARITPAGLHNLPCQELEQLHLGLYSVSDRLTLAKEGSPLLTQKWYHTLRELDLSGQGFSEKDLEQALAAFSGTPGGSHPALCSLNLRGTRVTPSTIRTRARRNLDHCPAYCLRPLIPS, from the exons ATGGCTGCCCGGGCCACCCGGCATACCCGGCGCAGGGCCCGGGTCACGCCGCTGGCCGGGGCGCAGGTTCGGTCAGCGGAGGACTGGTGGTGGGATCGGCTGGCGCCGAGCGGCTCTGGGTACCACCTGCTGCAGGCGGACAGCATGCTGCTGGTGCTGCCCGGCCCAGGGCCCGCCCGCGCCCGCGTCCGCCTCCGCGCCGGCTTCCGCGCGCAGAGGCGCGCCCTCCGCGGAACTCAGCGACAGCGGCCCGTGGGCCCCAGTGCTGCGGCAGCAAAGCCCAAGGCCACGCCCCGGCCTGAACCGGCGTCGGCGCCCCAGCAGGAGCCGGACGCTGGCTGGGGAAACCGCGTTCCCTTGGAAATCCTGGTGCAGATTTTCGGGTTGCTGGTGGCGGCCGAAGGACCCGTGCCGTTCCTGGGCAG GGCTGCGCGCGTGTGCCGCCGCTGGCAGGAGGCCGCCTCCCACCCTGCGCTCTGGCACACCATGACCCTGTCGCCCCCGCTGGCTGGCCGCCCTGCCAAGGGTGGGGTCAAGGCGGAGAAGAAGCTCCTTGCTTCCCTGGAGTGGCTTATACCCAATCG GTTCTCACAGCTTCAGAGGCTGACCCTTATCCACTGGAAGTCTCAGATACACCGTGTGTTGAAG CTGGTAGGTGAGTCCTGTCCTCGGCTCACTTTCCTCAAGCTTTCAGACTGCCACGGTGTGACCACTGACGCACTGGTCATGCTAGCCAAAGCCTGCCATCAGCTCCACAGCCTGGACCTGCAGCATTCCATG GTGGAGTCCACAGCTGTTGTGAGCTTTTTGGAAGAGGCAGGGCCCCGAATGCGCAAGCTGTGGCTAACCTACAGCTCCCAGACCACGGCCATCTTGGGTGCACTGCTG AGCAGTTGCTGCCCTCAGCTCCAGGTCCTGGAAGTGAGCACTGGCATCAACCGTAATAGCACTCCCCTCCAGCTACCTGTGGAGGCTTTGCAGAGAGGCTGCCCACAGCTGCAG GTGCTGCGGCTGTTGAACCTCGTGTGGCTGCCCAAGCCTTCTGGGAGAGGAGTGGCTCGTGGACCAGGCTTCCCCAGCCTTGAGGAGCTCTGCCTGGCCAGCTTTGCCTGCAACTTTGTGAGCAACGAGGTCCTGGGCCGCCTGCTCCACGGCTCCCCCAAGCTGCGACTGCTGGATCTTCGAGGCTGTGCACGCATCACACCTGCTGGCCTGCATAATCTCCCTTGTCAGG AGCTGGAGCAGCTTCACCTGGGCTTGTATAGCGTGTCAGACCGGCTGACTCTAGCCAAGGAGGGCAGTCCCCTGCTGACCCAGAAGTGGTACCACACCCTGCGGGAACTGGACTTGAGTGGCCAGGGATTCAGCGAGAAGGACCTGGAGCAGGCCCTCGCTGCCTTCTCAGGCACCCCTGGGGGCTCACACCCGGCTCTTTGCTCCCTTAACCTCAGGGGTACCCGGGTTACACCCAGCACCATCAG AACCCGTGCGCGGCGCAACCTGGACCACTGCCCTGCCTATTGTCTGCGACCTCTTATTCCTTCCTGA
- the FBXL6 gene encoding F-box/LRR-repeat protein 6 isoform X1, protein MAARATRHTRRRARVTPLAGAQVRSAEDWWWDRLAPSGSGYHLLQADSMLLVLPGPGPARARVRLRAGFRAQRRALRGTQRQRPVGPSAAAAKPKATPRPEPASAPQQEPDAGWGNRVPLEILVQIFGLLVAAEGPVPFLGRAARVCRRWQEAASHPALWHTMTLSPPLAGRPAKGGVKAEKKLLASLEWLIPNRFSQLQRLTLIHWKSQIHRVLKLVGESCPRLTFLKLSDCHGVTTDALVMLAKACHQLHSLDLQHSMVESTAVVSFLEEAGPRMRKLWLTYSSQTTAILGALLSSCCPQLQVLEVSTGINRNSTPLQLPVEALQRGCPQLQVLRLLNLVWLPKPSGRGVARGPGFPSLEELCLASFACNFVSNEVLGRLLHGSPKLRLLDLRGCARITPAGLHNLPCQELEQLHLGLYSVSDRLTLAKEGSPLLTQKWYHTLRELDLSGQGFSEKDLEQALAAFSGTPGGSHPALCSLNLRGTRVTPSTISSVVSSCPGLLYLNLESCRCLPRGLKRAYRGLEEVQWCLEQLLTTPSSPQ, encoded by the exons ATGGCTGCCCGGGCCACCCGGCATACCCGGCGCAGGGCCCGGGTCACGCCGCTGGCCGGGGCGCAGGTTCGGTCAGCGGAGGACTGGTGGTGGGATCGGCTGGCGCCGAGCGGCTCTGGGTACCACCTGCTGCAGGCGGACAGCATGCTGCTGGTGCTGCCCGGCCCAGGGCCCGCCCGCGCCCGCGTCCGCCTCCGCGCCGGCTTCCGCGCGCAGAGGCGCGCCCTCCGCGGAACTCAGCGACAGCGGCCCGTGGGCCCCAGTGCTGCGGCAGCAAAGCCCAAGGCCACGCCCCGGCCTGAACCGGCGTCGGCGCCCCAGCAGGAGCCGGACGCTGGCTGGGGAAACCGCGTTCCCTTGGAAATCCTGGTGCAGATTTTCGGGTTGCTGGTGGCGGCCGAAGGACCCGTGCCGTTCCTGGGCAG GGCTGCGCGCGTGTGCCGCCGCTGGCAGGAGGCCGCCTCCCACCCTGCGCTCTGGCACACCATGACCCTGTCGCCCCCGCTGGCTGGCCGCCCTGCCAAGGGTGGGGTCAAGGCGGAGAAGAAGCTCCTTGCTTCCCTGGAGTGGCTTATACCCAATCG GTTCTCACAGCTTCAGAGGCTGACCCTTATCCACTGGAAGTCTCAGATACACCGTGTGTTGAAG CTGGTAGGTGAGTCCTGTCCTCGGCTCACTTTCCTCAAGCTTTCAGACTGCCACGGTGTGACCACTGACGCACTGGTCATGCTAGCCAAAGCCTGCCATCAGCTCCACAGCCTGGACCTGCAGCATTCCATG GTGGAGTCCACAGCTGTTGTGAGCTTTTTGGAAGAGGCAGGGCCCCGAATGCGCAAGCTGTGGCTAACCTACAGCTCCCAGACCACGGCCATCTTGGGTGCACTGCTG AGCAGTTGCTGCCCTCAGCTCCAGGTCCTGGAAGTGAGCACTGGCATCAACCGTAATAGCACTCCCCTCCAGCTACCTGTGGAGGCTTTGCAGAGAGGCTGCCCACAGCTGCAG GTGCTGCGGCTGTTGAACCTCGTGTGGCTGCCCAAGCCTTCTGGGAGAGGAGTGGCTCGTGGACCAGGCTTCCCCAGCCTTGAGGAGCTCTGCCTGGCCAGCTTTGCCTGCAACTTTGTGAGCAACGAGGTCCTGGGCCGCCTGCTCCACGGCTCCCCCAAGCTGCGACTGCTGGATCTTCGAGGCTGTGCACGCATCACACCTGCTGGCCTGCATAATCTCCCTTGTCAGG AGCTGGAGCAGCTTCACCTGGGCTTGTATAGCGTGTCAGACCGGCTGACTCTAGCCAAGGAGGGCAGTCCCCTGCTGACCCAGAAGTGGTACCACACCCTGCGGGAACTGGACTTGAGTGGCCAGGGATTCAGCGAGAAGGACCTGGAGCAGGCCCTCGCTGCCTTCTCAGGCACCCCTGGGGGCTCACACCCGGCTCTTTGCTCCCTTAACCTCAGGGGTACCCGGGTTACACCCAGCACCATCAG CTCTGTGGTCAGCAGCTGCCCAGGCCTGCTGTACCTCAACCTGGAGTCCTGCCGCTGCCTTCCCAGGGGCCTGAAGCGGGCGTACCGGGGCCTGGAGGAAGTCCAGTGGTGTCTGGAGCAGCTGCTCACCACCCCTTCTTCCCCGCAGTAG
- the FBXL6 gene encoding F-box/LRR-repeat protein 6 isoform X3 produces the protein MAARATRHTRRRARVTPLAGAQVRSAEDWWWDRLAPSGSGYHLLQADSMLLVLPGPGPARARVRLRAGFRAQRRALRGTQRQRPVGPSAAAAKPKATPRPEPASAPQQEPDAGWGNRVPLEILVQIFGLLVAAEGPVPFLGRFSQLQRLTLIHWKSQIHRVLKLVGESCPRLTFLKLSDCHGVTTDALVMLAKACHQLHSLDLQHSMVESTAVVSFLEEAGPRMRKLWLTYSSQTTAILGALLSSCCPQLQVLEVSTGINRNSTPLQLPVEALQRGCPQLQVLRLLNLVWLPKPSGRGVARGPGFPSLEELCLASFACNFVSNEVLGRLLHGSPKLRLLDLRGCARITPAGLHNLPCQELEQLHLGLYSVSDRLTLAKEGSPLLTQKWYHTLRELDLSGQGFSEKDLEQALAAFSGTPGGSHPALCSLNLRGTRVTPSTISSVVSSCPGLLYLNLESCRCLPRGLKRAYRGLEEVQWCLEQLLTTPSSPQ, from the exons ATGGCTGCCCGGGCCACCCGGCATACCCGGCGCAGGGCCCGGGTCACGCCGCTGGCCGGGGCGCAGGTTCGGTCAGCGGAGGACTGGTGGTGGGATCGGCTGGCGCCGAGCGGCTCTGGGTACCACCTGCTGCAGGCGGACAGCATGCTGCTGGTGCTGCCCGGCCCAGGGCCCGCCCGCGCCCGCGTCCGCCTCCGCGCCGGCTTCCGCGCGCAGAGGCGCGCCCTCCGCGGAACTCAGCGACAGCGGCCCGTGGGCCCCAGTGCTGCGGCAGCAAAGCCCAAGGCCACGCCCCGGCCTGAACCGGCGTCGGCGCCCCAGCAGGAGCCGGACGCTGGCTGGGGAAACCGCGTTCCCTTGGAAATCCTGGTGCAGATTTTCGGGTTGCTGGTGGCGGCCGAAGGACCCGTGCCGTTCCTGGGCAG GTTCTCACAGCTTCAGAGGCTGACCCTTATCCACTGGAAGTCTCAGATACACCGTGTGTTGAAG CTGGTAGGTGAGTCCTGTCCTCGGCTCACTTTCCTCAAGCTTTCAGACTGCCACGGTGTGACCACTGACGCACTGGTCATGCTAGCCAAAGCCTGCCATCAGCTCCACAGCCTGGACCTGCAGCATTCCATG GTGGAGTCCACAGCTGTTGTGAGCTTTTTGGAAGAGGCAGGGCCCCGAATGCGCAAGCTGTGGCTAACCTACAGCTCCCAGACCACGGCCATCTTGGGTGCACTGCTG AGCAGTTGCTGCCCTCAGCTCCAGGTCCTGGAAGTGAGCACTGGCATCAACCGTAATAGCACTCCCCTCCAGCTACCTGTGGAGGCTTTGCAGAGAGGCTGCCCACAGCTGCAG GTGCTGCGGCTGTTGAACCTCGTGTGGCTGCCCAAGCCTTCTGGGAGAGGAGTGGCTCGTGGACCAGGCTTCCCCAGCCTTGAGGAGCTCTGCCTGGCCAGCTTTGCCTGCAACTTTGTGAGCAACGAGGTCCTGGGCCGCCTGCTCCACGGCTCCCCCAAGCTGCGACTGCTGGATCTTCGAGGCTGTGCACGCATCACACCTGCTGGCCTGCATAATCTCCCTTGTCAGG AGCTGGAGCAGCTTCACCTGGGCTTGTATAGCGTGTCAGACCGGCTGACTCTAGCCAAGGAGGGCAGTCCCCTGCTGACCCAGAAGTGGTACCACACCCTGCGGGAACTGGACTTGAGTGGCCAGGGATTCAGCGAGAAGGACCTGGAGCAGGCCCTCGCTGCCTTCTCAGGCACCCCTGGGGGCTCACACCCGGCTCTTTGCTCCCTTAACCTCAGGGGTACCCGGGTTACACCCAGCACCATCAG CTCTGTGGTCAGCAGCTGCCCAGGCCTGCTGTACCTCAACCTGGAGTCCTGCCGCTGCCTTCCCAGGGGCCTGAAGCGGGCGTACCGGGGCCTGGAGGAAGTCCAGTGGTGTCTGGAGCAGCTGCTCACCACCCCTTCTTCCCCGCAGTAG
- the SLC52A2 gene encoding solute carrier family 52, riboflavin transporter, member 2 isoform X2, whose translation MAAPSLSRLALTHTLVALFGMGSWAAVNGIWVELPVVVKDLPEAAAFQGLLLLLPSPTSVPTGGPRPGLQVGASGVEEEEEKEASLLQESPSQVANATSSPDPEACRLLSAHSAYLLGLLAITNALTNGVLPAIQSFSSLPYGRLAYHLAVVLGSASNPLACFLAMGVLCRSLAGLSSLSLLGILFGAYLMALAILSPCPPLVGTSAGVILVVLSWVLCLGTFSYVKVAVSSLLHSGGQPALLAAGVAIQVGSLFGAVAMFPPTSIYHVFRSGKDCEDPCGP comes from the exons ATGGCAGCCCCCAGCTTGAGCCGTTTGGCGCTTACCCACACGCTGGTGGCCCTCTTTGGCATGGGCTCCTGGGCTGCTGTCAACGGGATCTGGGTAGAGCTGCCTGTGGTGGTAAAAGACCTTCCGGAAG CTGCCGCTTTCCAGGGTCTCCTGCTGCTGTTGCCATCACCAACATCTGTACCCACAGGAGGCCCAAGGCCTGGCCTGCAGGTGGGAGCCTCAGGcgtggaggaagaagaagagaaagaagcctCATTGTTGCAGGAGTCACCAAGCCAGGTGGCTAACGCCACCTCCAGCCCAGACCCTGAGGCCTGTCGGCTGCTCTCGGCCCATAGTGCCTACCTGCTGGGCCTACTGGCCATCACCAATGCACTGACCAATGGCGTGCTGCCTGCGATCCAGAGCTTTTCCTCTTTGCCCTATGGGCGCCTGGCTTACCACCTGGCTGTGGTTCTGGGCAGTGCCTCCAACCCCCTTGCCTGCTTCCTAGCCATGGGTGTGCTATGCAG GTCTCTGGCTGGGCTGAGCAGTCTCTCTCTGCTGGGTATACTGTTTGGAGCCTACCTGATGGCGCTGGCAATCCTGAGCCCCTGCCCGCCCCTGGTGGGCACCTCTGCAGGGGTGATCCTTGTG GTGCTGTCATGGGTACTGTGTCTGGGCACGTTCTCCTATGTGAAGGTGGCAGTCAGCTCTCTGCTGCACAGTGGGGGCCAGCCAGCATTGCTGGCAGCTGGTGTGGCCATCCAGGTGGGCTCCCTGTTCGGCGCTGTTGCCATGTTCCCTCCTACCAGCATCTACCACGTGTTCCGCAGTGGAAAGGACTGTGAGGACCCCTGTGGCCCCTGA
- the SLC52A2 gene encoding solute carrier family 52, riboflavin transporter, member 2 isoform X1: MAAPSLSRLALTHTLVALFGMGSWAAVNGIWVELPVVVKDLPEGWSLPAYLSVCVALGNLGLLVVTLWRRLALSKGERVPIQVVQVLSVVATALLAPLWCHMAPVAGQLHSVAFLALALVLALACCASNVTFLPFLSHLPPPFLRSFFLGQGLSALLPCMLALVQGVGRLECPAAPTNGTPGPPLNVPEHFSASTFFWALTALLVTSAAAFQGLLLLLPSPTSVPTGGPRPGLQVGASGVEEEEEKEASLLQESPSQVANATSSPDPEACRLLSAHSAYLLGLLAITNALTNGVLPAIQSFSSLPYGRLAYHLAVVLGSASNPLACFLAMGVLCRSLAGLSSLSLLGILFGAYLMALAILSPCPPLVGTSAGVILVVLSWVLCLGTFSYVKVAVSSLLHSGGQPALLAAGVAIQVGSLFGAVAMFPPTSIYHVFRSGKDCEDPCGP, encoded by the exons ATGGCAGCCCCCAGCTTGAGCCGTTTGGCGCTTACCCACACGCTGGTGGCCCTCTTTGGCATGGGCTCCTGGGCTGCTGTCAACGGGATCTGGGTAGAGCTGCCTGTGGTGGTAAAAGACCTTCCGGAAG GTTGGAGCCTACCGGCGTacctctctgtgtgtgtggcgCTGGGGAACCTGGGTCTGCTGGTGGTTACTCTGTGGAGGCGGCTGGCCCTGAGCAAGGGCGAGCGGGTCCCCATCCAGGTGGTGCAGGTGCTGAGTGTGGTGGCCACAGCCCTGCTGGCTCCTCTGTGGTGCCACATGGCCCCAGTGGCAGGGCAGCTCCACTCTGTGGCCTTCCTAGCCCTGGCCTTAGTGTTGGCGCTGGCCTGCTGCGCCTCTAATGTCACTTTCCTGCCCTTCCTGAGCCACCTGCCACCTCCTTTCTTACGCTCTTTCTTCCTGGGTCAGGGCCTCAGCGCCCTGCTGCCCTGTATGCTGGCCCTTGTGCAGGGTGTAGGCCGCCTCGAGTGCCCAGCAGCCCCCACCAATGGCACTCCTGGTCCCCCCCTCAATGTCCCTGAGCATTTTTCTGCCAGCACCTTCTTCTGGGCACTTACTGCCCTTCTGGTTACTTCAGCTGCCGCTTTCCAGGGTCTCCTGCTGCTGTTGCCATCACCAACATCTGTACCCACAGGAGGCCCAAGGCCTGGCCTGCAGGTGGGAGCCTCAGGcgtggaggaagaagaagagaaagaagcctCATTGTTGCAGGAGTCACCAAGCCAGGTGGCTAACGCCACCTCCAGCCCAGACCCTGAGGCCTGTCGGCTGCTCTCGGCCCATAGTGCCTACCTGCTGGGCCTACTGGCCATCACCAATGCACTGACCAATGGCGTGCTGCCTGCGATCCAGAGCTTTTCCTCTTTGCCCTATGGGCGCCTGGCTTACCACCTGGCTGTGGTTCTGGGCAGTGCCTCCAACCCCCTTGCCTGCTTCCTAGCCATGGGTGTGCTATGCAG GTCTCTGGCTGGGCTGAGCAGTCTCTCTCTGCTGGGTATACTGTTTGGAGCCTACCTGATGGCGCTGGCAATCCTGAGCCCCTGCCCGCCCCTGGTGGGCACCTCTGCAGGGGTGATCCTTGTG GTGCTGTCATGGGTACTGTGTCTGGGCACGTTCTCCTATGTGAAGGTGGCAGTCAGCTCTCTGCTGCACAGTGGGGGCCAGCCAGCATTGCTGGCAGCTGGTGTGGCCATCCAGGTGGGCTCCCTGTTCGGCGCTGTTGCCATGTTCCCTCCTACCAGCATCTACCACGTGTTCCGCAGTGGAAAGGACTGTGAGGACCCCTGTGGCCCCTGA